In Bythopirellula goksoeyrii, a single window of DNA contains:
- the egtB gene encoding ergothioneine biosynthesis protein EgtB yields MSNQTETVSIPTNLAKRFAAVRLFTEQICETLQAEDCCIQSMPDASPIRWHLAHTTWFFETFLLKADPSYRVFDDHYEVLFNSYYNAVGEQFPRALRGMLSRPTVAQVYDYRHKVDQCVADWFTNGRIEADPQLARVVELGLNHEQQHQELILTDVKHLFSLNPLLPTFRTGTQPSTTNVTSECDWIDFEEGQHRIGNAGEGFSYDNESPLHRVFLESFAIASRPVTSGEFLKFITDDGYSRPEYWLSEGWRQVQDRGWRHPQYWYQECGEWQEFTLAGLRLLDPSAPVAHVSYFEADAYARWAGARLPTEAEWEVAAEEVPIEGNFADSLLAAGQAIHPSSRIDEKGPLDHLFGDVWEWTASQYTAYPGYQPPPGALGEYNGKFMCNQFVLRGGSCATSSDHIRRTYRNFFPPEARWQFSGFRLAR; encoded by the coding sequence ATGTCGAACCAAACTGAAACCGTATCTATCCCTACGAATCTTGCTAAGCGTTTCGCGGCAGTGCGGCTCTTTACGGAACAAATATGCGAAACACTTCAGGCTGAAGATTGTTGTATCCAGTCGATGCCGGATGCCAGTCCTATTCGGTGGCACCTAGCTCATACGACTTGGTTCTTCGAGACGTTTCTACTGAAGGCAGATCCCAGCTATCGAGTGTTCGATGACCACTACGAAGTCTTGTTCAACTCGTATTACAATGCGGTCGGAGAACAATTCCCTCGTGCCTTGCGAGGGATGCTGTCGCGACCTACGGTTGCTCAGGTTTACGACTATCGGCACAAAGTAGACCAATGCGTTGCAGATTGGTTTACAAATGGACGGATCGAGGCGGATCCTCAGCTCGCGCGAGTGGTTGAATTGGGACTGAACCACGAGCAGCAACATCAGGAGTTGATTCTCACGGATGTGAAGCATCTCTTTTCCTTGAATCCACTGCTGCCTACTTTCCGCACCGGCACACAGCCATCTACCACGAATGTGACCTCAGAATGTGACTGGATCGATTTTGAGGAAGGTCAGCACAGAATCGGCAATGCCGGTGAAGGTTTTTCCTACGACAATGAAAGTCCGCTACATCGTGTGTTTTTGGAATCGTTTGCGATTGCCAGTCGTCCGGTGACCAGCGGCGAGTTTCTGAAGTTTATCACAGACGATGGCTATTCTCGCCCAGAGTATTGGCTATCCGAAGGGTGGCGACAGGTGCAAGACCGCGGTTGGCGGCATCCGCAGTATTGGTATCAGGAATGTGGTGAATGGCAGGAATTTACGTTGGCTGGTCTACGCCTGCTCGATCCTTCTGCACCAGTTGCCCATGTCAGTTACTTCGAGGCAGACGCTTATGCCCGTTGGGCAGGTGCGCGTCTTCCAACCGAGGCGGAATGGGAAGTGGCTGCCGAGGAGGTTCCCATCGAAGGAAACTTTGCTGACTCGCTCTTGGCCGCAGGACAAGCGATCCATCCCAGTAGTCGCATCGACGAGAAAGGACCACTCGATCACCTGTTCGGCGATGTGTGGGAATGGACCGCCAGTCAGTATACGGCCTACCCGGGTTATCAGCCTCCGCCCGGTGCCTTGGGTGAGTACAACGGCAAGTTCATGTGCAATCAGTTCGTACTGCGCGGCGGATCGTGCGCGACATCATCGGATCATATCCGTCGCACCTATCGCAATTTTTTCCCACCAGAGGCACGGTGGCAGTTTTCGGGGTTTCGATTGGCGCGGTAG
- a CDS encoding cyclic nucleotide-binding domain-containing protein — MTNLLHLGNILYLVAYSVRDVLWLRILMVAAMFCLLPYYFCCSATPLYEPIAWQSIFIAVNLFQIGLLILERRPVFLGEEELRLYRTIFRSLQPREFTKLLSVAEWKKAREGEVLMQQDQPVSELLLIANGRGRIEVDGRSVAEVVSHQFVGEMGFLTEQVASARVVTVLPTEYLSWPVEKLRTLFENSPQLHMKVQGILGADVVDKLRKEGIIAAHPSKIMETYQKRGGTTQ, encoded by the coding sequence ATGACCAATCTGCTCCATCTGGGGAACATCCTTTATCTCGTCGCCTATTCGGTCCGCGATGTGCTCTGGCTCCGGATATTGATGGTGGCCGCGATGTTCTGCCTCTTGCCCTACTATTTCTGCTGTAGTGCGACTCCTTTGTACGAACCGATTGCCTGGCAGTCGATTTTCATTGCCGTAAACCTATTTCAGATCGGATTGTTGATCTTGGAGCGACGTCCTGTTTTCCTAGGAGAGGAAGAATTACGGCTCTATAGAACGATTTTCCGTTCACTCCAACCACGGGAGTTCACTAAACTCTTGTCCGTCGCTGAATGGAAAAAAGCCAGAGAGGGAGAAGTCTTGATGCAGCAAGACCAACCCGTTTCTGAATTATTACTGATTGCCAATGGCCGGGGCCGCATCGAAGTCGATGGTCGATCGGTCGCCGAAGTTGTTTCACACCAATTCGTTGGTGAGATGGGATTCTTGACAGAACAAGTCGCCAGTGCGAGGGTGGTCACCGTTCTTCCGACAGAGTATCTCTCTTGGCCCGTGGAAAAACTACGAACCTTGTTCGAAAATTCCCCCCAACTGCACATGAAAGTACAAGGAATCCTCGGAGCCGACGTAGTGGACAAACTCCGCAAAGAAGGCATCATCGCAGCCCATCCCTCAAAGATCATGGAGACCTACCAGAAACGAGGCGGGACTACTCAATGA
- a CDS encoding Na+/H+ antiporter NhaC family protein, whose translation MMSWGASQFKSPALWVFLTAFVAAIIVGVRTPPTWTVEQTPLTVETDDLGSQFVVLGGEQVDVDTAIPLADSPLTVDKLSALHREGGMPKSVEQFVYEQPQAGGDQGKQYFQQFAYRHWGFWSFLPALTAIVLCWMTKEPISALLAGIVVGAMLIGEFNVLGGVLIPSIGTKTAATILVLYLWLLGGLMGVWAKTGASEAFADYMAAHFVRGPRSAKLVAWMLGVIFFQGGSISAVLVGTTVRPLADEENVSHEELSLIVDATSSPIAILLAFNAWPIYVQAFMGVIGVSYLATETDRVAFFFRAIPLSFYAIFSVLFTLLIALDKHPLLPKKLKAARQRARETGQLNAPTAEPLAGDDPGYKFVPAGYAPNILDFVLPLITLLTVAVGTYYLYGSPEVLWAFGTALVLAAIMAWLKGMNLRQIITAILDGQKGVILGSVILLLAITIGQLSQDVGGGRYLVSLLGALQWHWLLPGTAFLIAVVIAFSTGTSWATFAVTLPLVLPLAHAVAINQNLAHPELFMSICFAACLNGGVFGDQCSPISDTTILSSMCTGADLMDHVTTQIPVAMQAAFLALVGWTAIAYFGV comes from the coding sequence ATGATGTCCTGGGGAGCAAGTCAATTCAAGAGCCCAGCGCTATGGGTTTTCCTCACAGCGTTTGTCGCTGCCATCATCGTTGGCGTCCGCACGCCACCAACTTGGACGGTCGAACAAACCCCTCTGACGGTCGAGACTGACGACCTCGGTAGCCAGTTTGTCGTACTCGGTGGTGAACAGGTTGACGTTGATACGGCTATTCCATTGGCTGATTCGCCGCTAACTGTTGACAAGTTGTCGGCCTTGCATAGAGAAGGAGGCATGCCGAAGTCGGTCGAGCAATTCGTCTATGAACAACCTCAAGCTGGGGGAGATCAGGGGAAACAATACTTTCAGCAGTTTGCCTATCGGCATTGGGGATTCTGGTCCTTTTTACCGGCTCTCACGGCAATCGTTCTTTGCTGGATGACCAAGGAGCCGATCTCTGCGCTGTTGGCAGGAATCGTCGTCGGCGCCATGTTGATCGGCGAGTTCAATGTCTTAGGTGGTGTGCTCATTCCATCCATCGGAACGAAAACGGCTGCCACGATTCTTGTGTTGTATCTGTGGCTGCTGGGAGGTTTGATGGGGGTCTGGGCTAAGACTGGTGCTTCAGAAGCCTTTGCGGACTACATGGCAGCCCACTTTGTTCGTGGACCGCGCTCCGCCAAACTTGTGGCTTGGATGCTCGGCGTGATCTTCTTTCAGGGAGGTTCGATCAGCGCCGTATTGGTTGGCACGACCGTCCGGCCGCTTGCCGATGAAGAAAACGTTTCGCATGAAGAACTATCGCTCATCGTCGATGCCACCTCGTCGCCGATTGCAATCCTGTTAGCCTTCAATGCCTGGCCGATCTACGTGCAGGCGTTCATGGGAGTGATAGGAGTTTCGTATCTAGCAACCGAGACAGATCGCGTAGCTTTTTTCTTCCGAGCGATTCCTCTGAGCTTCTACGCGATTTTCTCAGTTCTCTTTACTTTACTAATCGCACTGGATAAGCATCCTTTGCTTCCCAAGAAACTCAAAGCCGCTCGTCAAAGAGCAAGAGAAACCGGCCAACTCAATGCCCCGACTGCCGAGCCTCTCGCCGGCGACGATCCAGGATACAAATTTGTTCCGGCAGGATATGCCCCCAATATTCTGGATTTCGTATTGCCCCTGATCACTCTGCTCACGGTCGCGGTGGGAACGTACTATCTCTACGGTTCTCCCGAAGTATTGTGGGCCTTTGGCACCGCGCTCGTGTTGGCGGCAATCATGGCTTGGCTGAAAGGAATGAACCTCCGCCAAATCATCACGGCCATTCTGGACGGGCAGAAAGGGGTCATTCTTGGCAGCGTGATCTTGCTACTGGCGATTACTATCGGGCAACTTTCGCAGGATGTCGGCGGCGGGCGCTATCTGGTTTCCCTGTTGGGTGCCCTTCAGTGGCATTGGTTGCTGCCAGGCACGGCATTTTTGATCGCCGTAGTGATTGCCTTTTCCACCGGCACCAGTTGGGCGACCTTCGCCGTAACTCTCCCATTGGTACTTCCCTTGGCCCATGCTGTGGCCATCAATCAGAACCTTGCCCATCCAGAACTTTTCATGTCGATCTGTTTTGCTGCCTGCCTCAACGGCGGGGTCTTTGGCGACCAATGCTCGCCCATCTCCGACACCACGATTTTGAGTTCGATGTGTACAGGTGCCGATTTGATGGATCATGTTACCACCCAAATCCCCGTCGCCATGCAAGCCGCCTTCCTGGCGCTCGTGGGTTGGACAGCGATCGCCTATTTCGGGGTGTGA
- a CDS encoding amino acid permease: protein MLLVLKEVIMAAEDSGIDNNEKKFGAFGGVFTPCTLTILGVIMFLRFGQVVGQAGFYSAIVIVLASKVITTLTSLSLSAIASNTRVRGGGAYYIISRSLGVEFGGAIGIVFFLAQAISVAMYVIGFTEALASTFPSLADDTLAIATFVNIVTFVCVYIGAGWTIKVQYAILAVLGAALASFYVGTVGNFSMSEFKTNLLPHYTEGENFFSVFALFFPAVTGIMAGANMSGDLKNPAHSIPRGTLAAVAVTAVVYLSMAFLLAGVSTHEELITNNLIVREVSRWPVLITAGVFAATLSSALGSMMGAPRIMQAFARDEIFSWLNFFGTASGKSHEPRRATVLTFIIAQCCVLLGDLDAIAPIITMFFMITYGLLNLATFYEAVTKNPSYRPTFRYCHWSLSFLGALGCLGVMLLINWPVALGSIVAMAAIYGSIQYREIEARWGDLQGGVAFERARRALLRLEDTAYHPKNWRPVVLALSSSAWHRPHLAIYGQWLTSGHGVLTLAQVICGDVEKHAERRDSYERSLRKFIEKEELQAFSAVVVDAYLSDGIESLVQCHGLGGLKPNTVLIGWPKTESKSEAFGATLRLVARLNRSMICARLLLDEEISDGQYATEDREAMLAEAWEIPNGTIDVWWRGKKNGALMMLLAHMLHQNPDWRHNSIRVIRIVPSEEAVEEVREHIVQLAAISRIRVEPIVLVAENVPLAIQVTSQNAAVVLLGFESPAEGEEADFYQRMESLIGALPRVLFVDSAGGMELES, encoded by the coding sequence GTGTTACTCGTTCTCAAGGAAGTGATCATGGCGGCAGAGGATTCGGGTATCGATAATAACGAGAAGAAGTTTGGGGCATTTGGAGGCGTTTTTACCCCCTGCACGCTCACGATCCTGGGCGTCATCATGTTTCTGCGGTTCGGCCAAGTGGTGGGACAAGCGGGATTCTATAGCGCGATCGTCATTGTCTTAGCTTCGAAGGTCATCACGACTCTCACGAGTCTCTCACTATCGGCGATCGCGTCGAATACGCGGGTCCGGGGTGGAGGGGCCTACTATATTATCAGTCGTAGCCTAGGAGTCGAATTCGGCGGAGCCATCGGCATCGTGTTCTTTCTCGCCCAGGCTATCTCTGTGGCCATGTATGTCATCGGGTTTACCGAGGCCCTGGCCAGTACATTTCCATCATTGGCTGACGACACACTGGCCATAGCTACGTTTGTCAACATTGTTACATTTGTCTGCGTCTATATTGGTGCGGGATGGACAATCAAAGTGCAGTACGCAATTCTCGCAGTGCTGGGAGCCGCATTGGCTTCGTTCTACGTGGGGACGGTAGGCAACTTTTCGATGAGCGAGTTTAAGACGAACCTCTTACCTCACTACACCGAGGGGGAGAATTTCTTTTCTGTCTTTGCCCTCTTCTTCCCAGCTGTGACTGGCATCATGGCAGGGGCCAACATGTCGGGTGATCTCAAGAACCCGGCCCACTCGATCCCACGAGGCACTTTGGCTGCGGTGGCCGTCACGGCAGTAGTCTATCTTTCCATGGCGTTCTTACTCGCCGGCGTGAGCACGCACGAAGAACTGATTACCAATAACTTGATCGTTCGTGAAGTATCGCGATGGCCCGTGCTGATTACTGCGGGTGTTTTTGCTGCAACGCTTTCAAGTGCATTAGGATCGATGATGGGTGCCCCGCGCATCATGCAAGCCTTCGCACGGGATGAAATATTCTCATGGCTGAATTTTTTCGGGACCGCGAGCGGGAAGTCTCACGAACCACGGCGCGCTACCGTGCTGACGTTTATCATTGCCCAGTGCTGCGTACTCTTAGGTGATCTTGATGCGATAGCTCCAATCATCACCATGTTCTTCATGATTACATACGGTTTACTGAATCTGGCAACTTTTTACGAAGCGGTTACCAAGAATCCCAGCTATCGACCAACGTTTCGGTATTGCCACTGGTCGCTTTCTTTTTTGGGAGCCTTGGGTTGCCTGGGGGTCATGCTTCTTATCAATTGGCCTGTGGCGTTGGGTTCAATCGTTGCAATGGCCGCCATTTATGGCTCGATTCAATATCGTGAGATCGAGGCGCGTTGGGGTGATCTCCAAGGGGGTGTTGCCTTCGAGCGAGCTCGTCGGGCACTATTGAGACTCGAAGACACTGCCTACCATCCTAAGAATTGGCGACCTGTGGTGTTGGCGCTGTCCAGTAGTGCCTGGCACCGACCCCATTTGGCCATCTACGGACAATGGCTCACATCGGGTCACGGAGTTCTAACCTTGGCTCAGGTCATTTGTGGTGACGTGGAGAAGCACGCCGAACGGCGAGACAGCTACGAACGCTCTTTGCGCAAATTTATCGAGAAAGAGGAACTCCAAGCGTTCTCGGCTGTAGTTGTTGACGCCTATCTATCCGACGGCATCGAATCGCTCGTCCAGTGCCATGGCCTTGGAGGATTGAAGCCCAATACTGTTCTAATCGGCTGGCCGAAGACTGAATCCAAGTCTGAAGCGTTCGGCGCAACATTGCGTTTGGTCGCTAGATTGAACCGCAGCATGATCTGTGCGCGGCTGCTATTGGACGAGGAAATCTCCGATGGCCAATATGCTACTGAGGACCGCGAAGCGATGCTTGCCGAGGCCTGGGAAATTCCCAATGGAACGATCGATGTCTGGTGGCGGGGAAAAAAGAATGGTGCATTGATGATGCTGCTTGCGCACATGCTGCATCAGAATCCTGACTGGCGGCACAACTCCATCCGCGTCATCCGGATTGTTCCCAGCGAAGAAGCCGTCGAAGAAGTTCGTGAGCACATCGTGCAGCTAGCAGCCATATCACGCATCCGCGTGGAACCCATCGTGCTAGTCGCAGAAAATGTTCCTCTGGCGATTCAAGTGACCTCACAAAATGCGGCCGTCGTACTGCTGGGATTCGAATCCCCCGCAGAAGGTGAGGAGGCCGATTTTTATCAACGCATGGAATCTCTGATCGGAGCGCTACCCCGAGTGCTTTTTGTGGATAGCGCCGGAGGGATGGAGTTGGAATCGTAG